From Streptomyces durmitorensis, a single genomic window includes:
- a CDS encoding rhomboid family intramembrane serine protease → MIKTWGTTAGRMIRGQSAPVTYGLIAACSLVFLISPVSGFNPVYGTGDELLAAQQAYFERWGVVPSELFSGALRPLLAPATALFVHGSWLHLLGNMLFLYVFGAMAEERMGHLQFALFYLGCGYLALFAYAVAHADSDQTLVGASGAISAVLGAFLRLFPKARVTSLFPFLFFLPLRFPAWVVLPFWVALQWLAALQGGQGPGVAYLAHLVGFSLGFLYAWVRYGRTARVKRPAPATEGDSQP, encoded by the coding sequence ATGATCAAGACATGGGGTACGACGGCGGGCCGAATGATCAGGGGGCAGTCGGCCCCGGTGACGTACGGCCTGATCGCCGCCTGCTCCCTGGTCTTCCTGATCTCCCCGGTGTCCGGGTTCAATCCGGTGTACGGCACGGGCGACGAGCTGCTCGCCGCCCAGCAGGCCTACTTCGAGCGCTGGGGCGTGGTCCCCTCCGAGCTGTTCAGCGGGGCGCTGCGGCCCTTGCTCGCCCCGGCCACCGCTCTCTTCGTGCACGGCAGCTGGCTGCACCTCCTGGGCAACATGCTCTTCCTCTACGTCTTCGGGGCGATGGCCGAGGAGCGGATGGGGCACCTCCAGTTCGCGCTCTTCTACCTCGGCTGCGGCTATCTCGCCCTGTTCGCCTACGCGGTCGCGCACGCGGACTCCGACCAGACCCTGGTGGGCGCGTCGGGGGCGATCTCCGCGGTGCTCGGCGCCTTTCTGCGCCTCTTCCCCAAGGCGCGGGTCACCAGTCTCTTCCCGTTCCTCTTCTTCCTGCCGCTGCGCTTCCCGGCGTGGGTGGTGCTGCCGTTCTGGGTGGCGCTCCAGTGGCTGGCCGCGCTGCAGGGCGGGCAGGGTCCCGGTGTCGCCTATCTGGCCCATCTCGTGGGCTTCTCGCTGGGCTTTCTCTACGCATGGGTGCGCTATGGCAGGACGGCTAGAGTGAAGAGGCCAGCACCGGCCACAGAGGGAGACAGTCAGCCGTGA
- a CDS encoding response regulator transcription factor, whose protein sequence is MNNRILIVEDEERIASFVEKGLRSNGFTTSVVGDGEAAYDYALTGSFDLVVLDIGLPGKDGFTVLRQLREARVSTPVIVLTARDSVRDTVAGLEGGADDWMTKPFRFEELLARVRLRLRTAARAPEVTVLRSGELSLDLRTRRARSGERTVDLTAREFVLLELFLRHPGQVLSREQILSHVWGYDFDPGSNIVDVYVRALRKKLGAQRVETVRGMGYRLPG, encoded by the coding sequence ATGAACAACCGGATTCTCATCGTCGAGGACGAGGAGCGCATCGCCTCCTTCGTCGAGAAGGGCCTGCGCTCCAACGGCTTCACCACCAGCGTCGTCGGCGACGGCGAAGCGGCCTACGACTACGCCCTGACCGGCAGCTTCGACCTGGTCGTCCTGGACATCGGCCTTCCGGGCAAGGACGGCTTCACGGTCCTGCGGCAGTTGCGCGAGGCCCGCGTGTCCACACCGGTCATCGTGCTCACGGCACGCGACTCGGTACGGGACACGGTGGCGGGCCTCGAAGGCGGCGCCGACGACTGGATGACCAAGCCGTTCCGCTTCGAGGAGCTGCTCGCGCGGGTGCGCCTGCGGCTGCGCACGGCCGCGCGGGCGCCGGAGGTGACGGTGCTGCGCAGCGGGGAGCTCTCGCTGGATCTGCGCACGCGCAGGGCGCGTTCGGGCGAGCGGACGGTGGATCTGACGGCACGTGAGTTCGTGCTGCTCGAACTCTTCCTGCGCCATCCGGGCCAGGTGCTCTCGCGGGAGCAGATCCTGTCGCACGTGTGGGGCTACGACTTCGACCCCGGGTCCAACATCGTCGACGTGTACGTACGGGCGCTGCGCAAGAAGCTGGGCGCGCAGCGCGTGGAGACGGTACGCGGGATGGGGTACCGCCTACCGGGGTGA
- a CDS encoding NYN domain-containing protein, with amino-acid sequence MVESASGEPDDGAAEVLDRPLPDGVRRRVVQIVSDGFGGLTVSELPAQLRQYARFTPTRRTKFAGNAMATALEGDPLFRQRIGERLREAQPELTGALDAGSPPPAADPLDVAAAAYVLRPTGWVKLVTAAGEEALRADAERVDDETRAELERLREELAAARGHTKAETERLRTELESAKKEAESMHRKLRGALSDVKRGEAALRKAAAESDAARAEGQAQLSAAESEARRLKARLSETEAALEASRRAAREGRSVEDMRVRLLLDTVLESAQGLRRELALPPVSVRPAETVDAVEPGRMTPKDIAARALSENDPAIIDQLLALPQAHMVVDGYNVTKTGYPTMPLEKQRLRLLGSLSQLAAQTGAEMTCVFDGAELAAPVLLAPPRGVRVLFSKAGVTADELIRQLVRAEPPGRPVVVVSTDREVADGIAKAGARPVASAVLLKRLSRG; translated from the coding sequence ATGGTGGAGAGCGCAAGCGGGGAGCCGGACGACGGCGCCGCTGAGGTGCTCGACCGTCCGCTGCCCGACGGAGTGCGCCGGCGGGTCGTCCAGATCGTCTCGGACGGCTTCGGCGGCCTCACGGTCAGCGAACTGCCCGCACAGCTGAGGCAGTACGCCCGCTTCACGCCGACGCGGCGCACGAAGTTCGCGGGCAACGCCATGGCGACCGCCCTGGAGGGCGACCCGCTCTTCCGGCAGCGCATCGGCGAACGTCTCAGAGAGGCGCAGCCCGAGCTCACCGGCGCCCTGGACGCGGGCTCACCACCCCCGGCCGCGGACCCCCTCGATGTGGCGGCCGCGGCCTATGTGCTGCGTCCCACCGGCTGGGTGAAGCTGGTGACCGCCGCGGGCGAGGAGGCACTGCGGGCGGACGCCGAGCGCGTCGACGACGAGACGCGGGCGGAACTCGAACGGCTGCGCGAGGAGCTTGCGGCGGCCCGCGGCCACACGAAGGCCGAGACCGAACGGCTGCGCACGGAGCTGGAGTCGGCGAAGAAGGAAGCCGAATCGATGCACCGCAAGCTGCGCGGTGCCCTCAGCGACGTCAAGCGCGGCGAGGCGGCCCTGCGCAAGGCCGCCGCCGAGTCCGATGCCGCACGGGCCGAGGGCCAGGCGCAGTTGTCCGCCGCCGAGAGCGAGGCCCGGCGGCTCAAGGCCCGGCTCAGCGAGACCGAGGCCGCCCTGGAGGCCAGCCGCAGGGCGGCGCGCGAGGGCCGCAGCGTCGAGGACATGCGGGTGCGGCTGCTGCTCGACACGGTCCTTGAGTCCGCCCAGGGGCTGCGCCGTGAACTGGCCCTGCCGCCCGTCTCCGTGCGGCCCGCCGAGACCGTGGACGCCGTCGAGCCGGGGCGCATGACCCCGAAGGACATCGCCGCCCGCGCGCTCTCCGAGAACGACCCGGCGATCATCGACCAGCTGCTCGCGCTGCCGCAGGCGCACATGGTCGTGGACGGCTACAACGTCACCAAGACCGGCTATCCGACGATGCCCCTGGAGAAGCAGCGGCTGCGGCTGCTCGGCTCGCTCTCCCAGCTCGCCGCCCAGACCGGCGCCGAGATGACCTGTGTCTTCGACGGGGCCGAACTCGCCGCGCCCGTGCTGCTCGCGCCGCCGCGCGGGGTGCGGGTGCTGTTCTCGAAGGCCGGCGTCACCGCGGACGAACTGATCCGCCAGCTGGTACGCGCGGAGCCTCCCGGGCGCCCTGTGGTGGTCGTGTCGACCGACCGCGAAGTAGCCGACGGGATCGCGAAGGCGGGGGCGCGCCCGGTCGCTTCGGCCGTCCTCCTGAAGCGGCTTTCGCGCGGCTGA
- a CDS encoding SLC13 family permease, which yields MTLNPRQAITLCIALSLCALLVVPGNFPGLSSDARLTLAVFALATCAWIGTPIDDTYIALGAGLALTATGVISSDTLFGTLGDETVWLLICAFVLAAAVARSGLAGRAAAFLVSGARSVRQLTHLTTAALVVTAFAVPATSGRAALALPVFLALAKVLADRRRLVVMLALLFPTVILLSAVATLIGAGAHLITVSVLWEATGERIGFTQWMLLGLPLAIASSHLAAETVLLTTTRRADRKGPVHITVEQLQEHSEQPVTGAWEPAETRCALLLATVVALWCSEPLHQVPPAVVALIGAVVASSPALGTVRLKDALKTVPWSLLLFMAATMAMGVALAESGAAKWLVGGVPLDVPPWLFLTVVVAVSTAAHLILQSRSARSSVLVPLVVAAAVGAGVNPVAAALASTAAAGFCHTLPASAKPVTLFADIPGTPTYAPRDLLRLSAVLAPLTAALVLLFAVALWPLLGVPVR from the coding sequence GTGACCCTGAATCCCCGCCAAGCCATCACCCTGTGCATCGCGCTGAGCCTGTGCGCGCTGCTGGTGGTGCCCGGCAACTTCCCCGGCCTGAGCTCAGACGCGCGGCTCACCCTCGCCGTGTTCGCGCTCGCCACCTGTGCGTGGATCGGTACGCCGATCGACGACACGTACATCGCGCTCGGCGCCGGACTCGCGCTCACCGCGACCGGGGTGATCAGCAGCGACACGCTCTTCGGCACCCTCGGTGACGAGACCGTCTGGCTGCTGATCTGCGCCTTCGTGCTCGCGGCCGCGGTGGCCCGCAGCGGACTCGCGGGCCGGGCCGCGGCCTTCCTCGTCAGCGGGGCGCGCAGCGTACGGCAGTTGACGCATCTGACGACGGCCGCCCTGGTCGTCACGGCCTTCGCGGTGCCCGCCACGTCGGGCCGCGCCGCGCTCGCCCTGCCCGTCTTCCTCGCCCTCGCCAAGGTCCTGGCCGACCGCAGGCGCCTGGTGGTGATGCTCGCCCTGCTCTTCCCGACCGTCATCCTGCTCTCCGCGGTCGCGACCCTCATCGGCGCGGGCGCGCATCTGATCACGGTGTCCGTGCTGTGGGAGGCCACCGGGGAGCGGATCGGCTTCACGCAGTGGATGCTGCTCGGCCTGCCGCTCGCCATCGCCTCGTCCCATCTGGCGGCGGAGACCGTCCTGTTGACGACGACACGGCGGGCCGACCGCAAGGGCCCGGTCCACATCACTGTCGAGCAGCTCCAGGAGCACAGCGAGCAGCCGGTGACCGGAGCCTGGGAGCCCGCCGAGACCCGCTGCGCCCTCCTGCTCGCCACGGTCGTCGCCCTCTGGTGCAGCGAGCCGCTCCACCAAGTGCCGCCCGCCGTCGTCGCGTTGATCGGCGCGGTCGTCGCCTCCTCCCCCGCTCTTGGCACCGTACGTCTGAAGGACGCCCTGAAGACGGTGCCGTGGTCGCTGCTGCTCTTCATGGCCGCGACCATGGCGATGGGTGTCGCGCTCGCCGAATCGGGGGCGGCGAAGTGGCTGGTGGGCGGGGTCCCGCTGGATGTGCCGCCCTGGCTCTTCCTGACCGTCGTCGTGGCGGTCAGCACGGCCGCGCACCTGATCCTGCAGTCCCGCTCGGCCCGCTCCTCCGTCCTGGTCCCGCTGGTCGTCGCGGCGGCCGTCGGCGCGGGCGTCAACCCGGTCGCGGCCGCCCTGGCCTCCACGGCGGCCGCCGGCTTCTGCCACACCCTGCCCGCGTCCGCGAAGCCCGTCACGCTCTTCGCCGACATTCCCGGCACCCCCACCTACGCCCCGCGCGACCTGCTGCGCCTCTCCGCGGTCCTGGCGCCGCTGACCGCCGCGCTCGTCCTGCTCTTCGCCGTCGCGCTCTGGCCGCTGCTCGGCGTGCCCGTTCGCTGA
- a CDS encoding small secreted hydrophilic protein, whose amino-acid sequence MVFSHRMAALAAVVAIPLGIAATSYALTDSPEPPKAPPKVELESGSPSSSSSPSSPSSPSSPSSKPTTPRPTPSDETVSPPPVSENSSGDDNDDDGNEGSGQGDNDDDGPGDDG is encoded by the coding sequence ATGGTCTTCTCCCACCGCATGGCGGCCCTGGCCGCCGTCGTGGCGATCCCGCTCGGCATCGCCGCGACCAGCTACGCCCTGACCGACAGCCCCGAGCCTCCCAAGGCCCCGCCCAAGGTGGAGCTGGAGAGCGGCTCGCCGTCCTCGTCGTCATCACCGTCATCGCCGTCATCGCCCTCCTCACCGTCCTCGAAGCCCACCACCCCCCGGCCGACGCCGAGCGACGAGACGGTGTCCCCGCCGCCGGTGAGCGAGAATTCCTCGGGCGATGACAACGACGACGACGGCAACGAAGGCAGCGGCCAGGGCGACAACGACGACGACGGCCCTGGTGACGACGGCTGA
- a CDS encoding NlpC/P60 family protein, translated as MASHRRPKQPSRARVTVLTATAAAAVALTSQAANATPSEKPSKDEVKSKVDKLYEDAGRATDRYNGAKEKQEKLEKEIGELQDKVARGQEDLNDLRGGLGSMASAQYRSGGLDPSVQLFLSADPDDYLDKASTMDQLSGQQVEALKKVQEKQRTLAQERKEASDKLKDLADTRKELGKKKKEVQSKLGEAQQLLNTLTAKEKAALAAKETRASRDAGDRVDLGKEAPASQRGQAALSAAATQIGKPYVSGGSGPNSYDCSGLTQWAYNQAGVQITRTTYTQQNDGPKIGRGELKPGDLVFFNSLAHVGLYAGNGQVLHAPKPGAVVRYESMSTIGSFQFGVRI; from the coding sequence GTGGCGTCCCACCGCCGACCCAAGCAGCCGAGCCGCGCGCGGGTGACCGTGCTCACCGCGACCGCCGCCGCTGCCGTCGCACTCACCTCCCAGGCGGCCAACGCGACGCCGAGTGAGAAGCCGAGCAAGGACGAGGTCAAGTCCAAGGTCGACAAGCTCTACGAGGACGCGGGCCGGGCCACCGACCGGTACAACGGCGCCAAGGAGAAGCAGGAGAAGCTCGAGAAGGAGATCGGCGAGCTTCAGGACAAGGTCGCCCGCGGCCAGGAGGACCTCAACGACCTGCGCGGCGGCCTCGGTTCGATGGCCAGCGCGCAGTACCGCTCCGGCGGCCTGGACCCCTCCGTCCAGCTCTTCCTCTCGGCCGACCCGGACGACTACCTCGACAAGGCGTCGACCATGGACCAGCTGAGCGGTCAGCAGGTCGAGGCGCTCAAGAAGGTCCAGGAGAAGCAGCGGACCCTCGCGCAGGAGCGCAAGGAGGCTTCCGACAAGCTCAAGGACCTCGCCGACACGCGCAAGGAACTGGGCAAGAAGAAGAAGGAAGTCCAGAGCAAGCTCGGCGAGGCCCAGCAGCTGCTCAACACCCTCACCGCCAAGGAGAAGGCGGCCCTCGCCGCCAAGGAGACCCGCGCGAGCCGCGACGCCGGCGACCGCGTGGACCTCGGCAAGGAGGCCCCGGCCTCGCAGCGCGGCCAGGCCGCCCTGAGCGCCGCGGCGACGCAGATCGGCAAGCCCTACGTCTCCGGCGGCAGCGGCCCCAACTCCTACGACTGCTCCGGCCTCACGCAGTGGGCGTACAACCAGGCCGGTGTCCAGATCACCCGGACCACCTACACCCAGCAGAACGACGGCCCGAAGATCGGTCGCGGCGAGCTGAAGCCGGGCGACCTGGTGTTCTTCAACAGCCTCGCGCACGTCGGGTTGTACGCGGGCAACGGCCAGGTGCTGCACGCCCCGAAGCCGGGCGCCGTGGTGCGCTACGAGTCGATGTCCACCATCGGCTCCTTCCAGTTCGGCGTCCGCATCTGA
- a CDS encoding sensor histidine kinase, with amino-acid sequence MTVALTAVAATTRSVLLRDVDHRIDRLLAQETAEFTNLAREGVDPHTGEKFTAPDPLLRLFLSRQYADPDEELLGLVGRPGKAPAKKEQSRETRIGHPLAEDTAALRTVFESPDATGTLHRDRGEVRWAKVEIAASAGHPAAAFVVAFHPAGEQAKAGDVFTMLLAISGVALLMTTGIGWAVAGRILKPVRLVRTTAAQLTEQDLTQRIPVQGRDDIAALAETFNGMLDRLERAFAAQREFVDDAGHELRTPITIVRGHLELMGDDPGEREETVRIVMEELDRMSRIVEDLLLLAKAERPDFVTPEPVQLAELTADVFVKARALGDRDWKLAEVADGESALDPQRITQAMVQLAQNAVQHTVPGQRIGIGSRSTAGRIELYVADSGPGVQAQDAAVIFERFRRGTARRGARATGAGLGLAIVRAIAEGHGGRVELRPTASGSGGATFVLVLREQEPGQP; translated from the coding sequence ATGACCGTCGCGCTCACCGCCGTCGCGGCCACCACGCGCTCCGTCCTGCTGCGCGATGTCGACCACCGCATCGACCGGCTGCTCGCGCAGGAGACCGCGGAGTTCACCAACCTCGCCCGCGAAGGGGTCGACCCGCACACGGGCGAGAAGTTCACCGCGCCCGACCCCCTCCTGCGGCTCTTCCTGTCCCGGCAGTACGCCGACCCCGACGAGGAACTCCTCGGCCTGGTCGGCCGCCCCGGCAAGGCGCCCGCGAAGAAGGAGCAGTCACGCGAGACGCGGATCGGCCATCCGCTCGCCGAGGACACCGCCGCCCTGCGCACGGTCTTCGAGTCCCCGGACGCGACCGGCACGCTGCACCGCGACCGCGGCGAGGTCCGCTGGGCGAAGGTGGAGATCGCGGCGAGCGCGGGACATCCGGCGGCGGCGTTCGTCGTGGCCTTCCATCCGGCGGGCGAACAGGCCAAGGCGGGCGACGTGTTCACCATGCTGCTCGCCATCTCCGGGGTCGCGCTCCTGATGACGACGGGCATCGGCTGGGCCGTCGCCGGGCGCATCCTCAAGCCCGTACGCCTGGTGCGCACGACCGCCGCTCAGCTCACCGAACAGGATCTGACCCAGCGCATCCCCGTCCAGGGGCGGGACGACATCGCCGCGCTCGCCGAGACGTTCAACGGCATGCTCGACCGTCTGGAGCGCGCGTTCGCCGCGCAGCGCGAGTTCGTCGACGACGCCGGGCACGAGCTGCGCACACCCATCACCATCGTGCGCGGCCATCTGGAGCTGATGGGCGACGATCCGGGCGAGCGCGAGGAGACCGTCCGGATCGTGATGGAGGAACTCGACCGGATGAGCCGCATCGTCGAGGACCTCCTTCTCCTCGCCAAGGCCGAACGCCCCGACTTCGTCACCCCGGAGCCGGTCCAGCTCGCCGAGCTGACCGCGGACGTCTTCGTCAAGGCGCGGGCGCTCGGCGACCGCGACTGGAAGCTGGCCGAAGTGGCCGACGGCGAGAGCGCCCTCGACCCCCAGCGCATCACCCAGGCGATGGTGCAGCTCGCCCAGAACGCCGTCCAGCACACGGTCCCCGGCCAGCGCATCGGCATCGGCTCGCGCAGCACGGCGGGCCGGATCGAGCTGTACGTGGCCGACAGCGGGCCCGGCGTCCAGGCGCAGGACGCCGCGGTGATCTTCGAGCGGTTCCGGCGCGGCACCGCACGCCGCGGCGCCCGCGCCACCGGCGCCGGACTCGGCCTCGCCATCGTGCGGGCGATCGCCGAAGGGCACGGCGGCCGGGTCGAACTGCGGCCCACGGCGTCGGGCTCCGGCGGCGCCACCTTCGTACTCGTACTGCGGGAACAGGAGCCAGGACAGCCATGA
- a CDS encoding Lrp/AsnC family transcriptional regulator, which produces MITAIVLIKTSVDRIPEIAESIAALDCVSEVFSVTGTYDLIAMVRVGRHDDLADVIPGKISKIPGVEATDTHVAFRTYSQHDLEAAFAIGLDS; this is translated from the coding sequence GTGATCACCGCGATCGTGCTCATCAAGACCAGCGTGGACCGGATCCCGGAGATCGCCGAGTCGATCGCCGCCCTCGACTGTGTCAGCGAGGTCTTCTCCGTGACCGGTACGTACGACCTGATCGCCATGGTGCGCGTCGGGCGCCACGACGACCTGGCCGACGTCATCCCCGGCAAGATCAGCAAGATCCCGGGCGTGGAGGCGACGGACACGCACGTCGCGTTCCGCACGTACTCGCAGCACGACCTGGAAGCGGCGTTCGCGATCGGCCTCGACTCCTAG